In Clostridium omnivorum, the DNA window AACCTGCATTACAAAATGCGGATATAGAGTGGAATACACTATAATATGTCCCTTTTAAGAGCCCGAATTCAGGTATAAAAGTTATTGACATTATCAGTGCACCTATACCCTCTATTAAAAAGGTAAAAATCAATACAAGTTTAGCCATTTTTACTATACCTTGAATTGAAAAAGAGTTCATAGCTTCTTGCATTACCAGTCTTTCCTTTAGTGTTATTCTCTTTCCAATCACTAGTGATATTAAAGTGGCAAAAGTCATGAATCCCAATCCACCAATTTGTATAAGGATTATTATTACTGTCTTACCAAAGTATGTCCAATGGGTTCCCGTATCCAAAGTAACAAGTCCAGTAACACAAACTGCGGATGTGGATGTAAAAAGGCAATCTATGAAAGGTGTAGATATACCATCCTGAGCTGCAATAGGAAGTTTAAGCAAAAAAGCTCCAGCTAAAATTACTACTGCAAAACCAATAGCTAATATCTGTACAGGAGAAAAGCTCATTAATTTATTAAATTTAATTTGCATATACTTCACCTCATATTCTATTATATTCCTTCAAGAATTAATTTATGGGCGAAATTTGTAGAATATAAAAATAAAAATGCAGCATAAAACTGCACTTTTATATTAAGCGTTTATTTGTTTTTTAGCTATTTCTACTAATTCTGCAAAAGCTTTTGGATCATTTATAGCTATTTCAGAAAGCATCTTTCTGTTGATGTCAATTCCTGCTAGCTTTATTCCATTCATGAATCTAGAATATGAAAGTCCATTTTGTCTTGCACCTGCATTTATTCTAGCTATCCATAGTTTTCTAAAGTCTCTTTTCTTTAACTTTCTTCCTACATATGCGTTTCTTAAAGCTCTAACTACAGTTTCATTAGCTGTTTTAAATAACTTGCTTTTTCCACCATAGTATCCTTTTGCAAGCTTTAATACTTTTTTATGATATTTACGAGCATTCATAGCTCTTTTTACTCTTGCCATTTAAAAAAACCTCCTTTTTAAGCACCTTTATCTATTATAGGTATGGTAATAATTTCTTCATTGTTTTTTCTTGAGTAACAGAAACATAAGATGTTTTTCTAAGATTTCTCTTTCTCTTTGAACTCTTCTTAGTTAATATATGGCTCTTGAAAGCGTTAGCTCTCTTAAACTTACCTGTTCCTGTTTTCTTAATTCTTTTTGCAGTACCTCTGTGAGTCTTCATTTTTGGCATAATAAATTCCTCCTCTCGATTATGCTCTTTTAGGAGCTAATATCAATATCATATTCTTTCCTTCTAATTTAGCTTGTTTTTCTACAACACATATGTCTTGTATTTTAGCTACAAAAGAATCTAATATTTTGTTTCCAATGTGAGAATGTTCAGCTTCTCTACCTCTAAATCTTACAGTGACTTTAACTTTGTCTCCATCCTGTAAAAACTTTCTAGCATTATTAGCTTTTATAGTTATGTCATGATCTTCTATGCTAGGGCTAAGTCTGATTTCTTTGATACTTACAACTTTTTGCTTCTTTTTTGCTTCTTTATCCTTTTTTGATTGCTCATAAATGAATTTACCATAATTCATTATTCTGCAAACTGGCGGATTAGCTGTAGGTGCAATAAGAACTAAATCTAATTCGCTCTCTTCAGCCATTTTCAAAGCTTCTTTAGTTGAGAGAACTCCAAGTGGTGCGTTGTCTTCACCAATTACTCTTACCTCTTTCTCTCTAATTTCTTCATTTAAAAGGTAATCTTTGCTAATAATTTTCACCTCCAGAAAGGATTTATCACAAGGTAGTATATAAACCTTTATAAATAATTAAAAAAGGACGGCAAACGCCGTCCTTATATTAAACACGAAAAAGTTTAATTGCTAACCTTACTAGCATTGCTGTAAGGTGAGAAACGGCTGTTTCTTCTTAACACAAGTAGTATTTTACCACTCAAACATTTCTATGTCAATAATTTTTTCTAAAATATTCATTTTTATGACACTATATCTGTGTTAATTTATAAACTGGCTAATTTCCTATACCTTTAACGTATTTTTTATACCCTCACATATCTTACATGAAGAACAAAATGTTACCCTGTCCAGGAAAACATTTTTTATTGTATCAAGAAGTTCCTTATTGTCACAGTTTTCTTCACAGTGAATAATAACCCTTTGAGGAGCATTTGTTATGAGCCCGCTGATTAGCATATCTTCAACACTTACAGTTCCAGTGTACCTAGCTTCTGACAATTCACTAAATAATTGTTCAAGTATATCATTACCATTTTCATCTTGGATCAAATATTCTCCATTTCCCTTTACAATAATATTAACCTCATCTATTTTACTTTCTTGAATTTCAACAAAGTATTTTAATAATTTTATAAATTCATTGTATTCTTTTTCTACCATATAATTCTCTACTATTTTATCAATTATACACTCTAAATCTTTTCTTAGTTCCTTCATTCTAAATGTGATAAATCCCTTTATATTAATTTCTTTATTTTCTTCTATACAATTAATTATTTTTTTAAGAATTGCATTTTTCTTATTCATGCAGAACACTAAGTTTTCATCCATGAATAAACCTTCATCCTTTAATGATCTAGCACTAATTTCCTTTATATCCTTCATTTCATCATATTTAAGAAAAAAATAAGTATCTGCTATAAAACTTTGTAAATCCCTTTTGCAGTACTCTTCAACAACAACATTATATAGTATATTCGAAATATATATATTAAACATATTTATTATTTTTTCATTTATATCATCAGCTTCACAATACAATTTCAAGAAGTGAGTATTTTCGCTTTTGCTTTCAGATAACCCAATTAATATGTTCTTCGATGCGAAATATTCTTTCATTTCTGAAACGTCCTCAATTATGTCTATAATGCCGCTATCATATGCAATAGTTAAAAGTAGCATATCTCACACTCCCTTCTACAAATAGTATGTGTTTAAACTTTGTGTATATGCAATATAATTAAAGCAATTATCGACAACATGGGAAAACCTATCCAAATTCATTGACACAATAGGACTCTATATATAAAATTTAAAAATATAGGAGCTGATTATTTTGAAAACTCTTTTAACTGATTACAGAATTTCAATAGAGGAAGAAAATACACTTAAAAATTTAAATTTTAATATTTTAAAAGTACCTCCATGTAAAAATCTGTATACTGCAGTATGCGGACATCCTGATATGCTTTTAAACATTGTTGAAGATAACACCATTGTACTTCATAAAGATATTGATAAAAACTTTAGCGATTATCTATCTTCAAAGTATAAAAATGTTATTTTTTCAAGTAAAAGTTTATCTAATAATTATCCAGATGATATTATGCTAAATGCCTTGAACCTAACTGAGATTTTTCTTCATTTATTAAAATATACAGATGCAAATTTACTTAATCTTGTTTCAAATAAAAAAATGATAAATATAAAGCAAGGCTACTCAAAATGTTCCACTGCTATAATCAATCATAATGCAATTATTACTAGCGATACTGGCATTGCAAAAGCATTATATACTGAAAAACTTGATGTATTATTACTTCCACCTGGCGATATCTTGCTTCCAGGGCTTGATTATGGTTTTATTGGGGGATGCTGTGGACTAGTTGAAGATAATTTACTGGCATTTTACGGTAATCTTCAATTTTATAAATACGGTTATGAAGTAATAAGTTTTCTTAAAAAACATAAAGTGGAGCCTTTATTTCTTAGAAATGGAAAGTTAATAGATAGAGGAAGCATCTTCAAACTATAATTATTCAATCTATTTTCAAGAAACTGCTTTATTAAAATGAACAAAAGCATAAAAATAGCTTAGATATTATTAATTAATATCTAAGCTATTACAGACACATTTTGGAGGCGCCACCCAGATTTGAACTGGGGATAAAGGTTTTGCAGACCTCTGCCTTACCACTTGGCTATAGCGCCATATTTGGAGCGGGAGACGGGACTCGAACCCGCGACATTCACCTTGGCAAGGTGACGCTCTACCAACTGAGCCACTCCCGCATAATTTTGGTGGCCAGACCAGGAATCGAACCAGGGACACGAGGATTTTCAGTCCTCTGCTCTACCGACTGAGCTATCTGGCCATAAAATTTATCTTAAATAGTGTATTATATAATTGGCGACTCAGAAGGGGCTCGAACCCTCGACCTCCGGCGTGACAGGCCGGCACTCTAACCAACTGAGCTACTGAGCCGCAATATGGTGGGCACAACAGGGATCGAACCTGTGACCCTCTGCTTGTAAGGCAGATGCTCTCCCAGCTGAGCTATGCGCCCATATCACTTAACACATGTTTTATTATATATTACATCTTTTTGCCTGTCAACCCTTTTTTACTTTAATTATATATTTTAGAAAGTATTCTCAAGCGGGTGACGCACTATTATATTATAAGAATTTTATTTTAATGTCAATCATTTTTAAGTCTATTAAGCTTGATTATGTGAAGATATAGCAAGACTGCTTAATATTAAGCAGTCTTGCTCAGAATAACTCATTGTTTTATCTTGAAGACTTTTCTAAAAGTTTTCCTATCTCTTCATTAGTAAATTTATAGGCTTTATTACAAAAGTGACATTTTAGTTCCTCTTCTTTACCTTCATTATATAATGCATCTAGTTCTTTTTTTCCTATACTAATTAAAGCTCTTTCAACCTTATCTCTAGAGCAATCACATGAAAACTTTGGAGTCATACTACCGACAATGTTATAATCCATACCCTCAAATATGAAATCTACTATCTGCTCAATACTCATTCCCTTAACAATTAAATCCGTTATAGAAGGTATTTCCTCAAGTCTATATGTAAGCAAATCGGCAACAAGTTCATCTGCGCCAGGCATCATCTGAATGATAAAACCTCCTGCAGCTTTTATGCTTAAATCTTTTTCTACAAGCACTCCAAGTCCAACAGCAGATGGAGTTTGCTCAGATGCAGTAAAATAATATGCTAAGTCATCTCCTATTTCACCAGACTGTATAGGGACTTGACCTACATATGGTTCTTTAAGTCCCATATCCCTAATAACTAGGAGACTTCCGTTTATTCCAATTGCTCCTCCTACATCTAGCTTGCCTTTGCTATTTAAAGGCAAGTCCACATTAGGATTACCAATATAACCTTTTACTCTAGCATCAGAATAAGATGTTGCTACAACTGTCCCAGCTTCTCCTCCTCCTGACATTTGAATGGTTATTACATCCTCTTCTGATTTAAGCATTGCTCCCATAATGCTGCCTGCAGTTATTAATCTTCCAAGTGCAGCGGCAGCAGTTGGTGCACAATTATGTATCTTTGTTGCTTCGTTTACCAAATCTGTAGTTATAGCTGCAATAATTCTTATATCTCCATTGTGAGCTGTCGCTCTTATTAATTTATCACTCATAATATCCTCCTACTCCATCTTCATTTGCTAATTTTTTATTTTTTTAAAACATAAACAATTCTTTCAGTATTCTCTTTAACATCCTTATACTCATAATTATCTAGTCTTTTAATAACACTAAATCCAACTTTTTTAAGATAATATTCAATTGTTTCTTCTTTATAGGCTCTCTCTTCATGCTCTTCATCGAACCTTTTATATAGTTCATCCTGCTTAATAAAAAAAGTTAGATACATATTTACTATGTCATCTTCAAGACTATTCTCCCATACATAGACAACATCATCACTATTATAAGTAAATATATTGTCTCCAAGAACTTCTGTAAGTTTATAATAGGAATTTATATCAAATATGAATATACCGTTTTCCTTAAGATGCTTATATACTCCAGAAAAATATAGTTCTAGCTGTTCCTCATCAATAATGTAATTTGTAGAATCCAAACAACATGTAATCAAATCAAACTTTCTATTTAACTGCAAAGATGTTATGTCCTGACAAATAAACTTAGCTTTTTTACGCTCACCTCTAAGTTTAGCTTCAGCTTCAGTTAGCATTTCCATAGACAAATCAACTGCCCAGGTATTTTTAAAATTGCAGGATAACTCTTTAGTAAGATTTCCAGTCCCGCATGCTATATCTAAATAATCTTCAAAATTAACATTTAGTTGCTTTGTTAATTCAAGTATAACATTAGCCCATCTTTTATAATCTATATCTGTATTTATAAGTTCATCGTATATTTTAGCAAAATCCTTATAGCGATTCAATTAAAATACTTCCTCTCTTTGTATTTCTTCTATAATTATTCCTATTCAAGCTAATATTATATATTTTTATCATAATAGTCAATATGAAATTATTTTTCTATATCATCTGTATTTTGTAGAGATAGCTGCGCTCCATCCATTATCTCCTTATTTTTAGGAAGGTGCATATCCTTTTTTCTCTTTGTCATAATTCCTCCTATTCTTCCAGTTTCTTCTGCAGTTAAACCACTCCATCCATATTTATCAACTTTATCTCTAAGACCTAATTCATCTGCTATTTCATATTTTATTTTTTCCCTTACTTTTTCTATTTCTGTTAATTCTTTGTTAGATTTTAACTTTGCTTTTATAACTTTTTTTAATGGTGTCTTTCCCATAAAAAACCCTCCTAATAATACTATCTGATATTTTTAACCTTAGGAGTGTTTATTATTCATAATTTAAGCATAAATAAAAGCCAGAGAAACATTTCTCTAGCTTCTACTTTATTTTATTTATTTAGCAGCAGTTTTACCTTCTATATAAGCTTTATCAAAATATATCATACCATTTGATACTCTTACTGTGCCTTTTAAGTATGGCTTAATACATACATCATCAACATAAAATGCTAGTGGTATTATTGCCATATCATCCATAAGTATCTTTTCAGCATCATGAATCATCTGCATTCTCTTTTCTGGATCCTTCTCCTTCTTTGCATTTAATACCAATTCGTCGTACTTCGGATTACTGTAATGTGCGTCATTATTTCCATCCTTAGTAACTAATATATCCATAAATGTCATTGGATCAAAGTAGTCTCCTACCCACCCATTTCTAGATAATTCAAAGTTACCTTCTTTTCTTTGAGGTACAAATACCTTCCAGTCTACTTCATTTAGTTTTATATTTATATTAAGATTCTTCTTCCACATATCCTGTACTGCTTGAGCAATTTTTGCATGGGTTTCACTCTTGTTATAAGCATATTCAAATACTGGGAAGCCCTTTCCGTCAGGATATCCAGCTTCGGCCAGAAGCTTTTTAGCTTGCTCAACATCAGCCTTATCAGTATAGAAGTCGCCCCCTACTTCTCTAAACGCCTTTCCTTCTTTAGCGTCATTAATACCATAAGGTACCCATCCTGTAGCTGCTTTTCTTCCATCTTTCCATACTGCTTCGATTAACGCTGATCTATCAATTGCTAGTGCCAAAGCTTTTCTAACCTTTGGATTGTCAAGAGGAGCTTTCATATCATTAGCACAAATATAGTAAGTTCCTATATTGGGTGTAGTTACCATCTTCTTATCTTGCACTAATTTAGGTATCTCATTGTTTGGTACTATGTCTATATAATCTGCCTCACCAGTTTCAAAAGCTGACAATGCTGAACTGTTTATAGCTATCATTGTAAACTTCATTTTCTCTATCTTTACATTTGCCTTATTCCAATAATTATCATTTTTAACAAATTCCATTTTTGAATCATGTTCCCAAACTGTCATCTTAAATGGACCATTTCCTAAATAAGTTTGAGGGTTAAGAGTCCATTTATCTGGGTCTTTTTCAACTATATCCTGTCTTACAGGCATAAGTGTTGGAAGTCCACATAATTGAAGGAAGTATGGAGTTGGATTTTCTAATTCAACTTGTAAAGTATAATCATCAGTTGCCTTTACCCCAACATCTTCTGCTTTAGCCTCTTTAGAATTGTATTTTGCACCATTCTTCAAATAGTACAATTGATTAGCATAATCTGATGCAGTAGCAGGATTTAAAACTCTCTTCCATGAATATTCAAAATCTTTTGCAGTTACTGCCTTTCCATCAGACCACTTAGCGTCTTTTCTTAAATGAAAAACATATTTAGTAGGATTTGCCTGATCAAAGTCAACTTTTTCAGCTACGGCACATTCAAGCTTGTTTTCAGCGTTAAATTTCATAAGTCCTTCAAAGTTTTGATTTGCAACTGTTGCAGCAGTTATAGTTGTTGATAATCCTGGATCGATAGTATCTGGTTCCTGTCCAAGATTATATACAAGTGATTGCTCTTCTTTTGGCTTATCTGCACTTGGTGAAGCTGGATCTTTTTTGCCTCCACAACCTGCAAATAGACTCGCTGTTATAGCAATAGTAGTAAGCATAGCTAACAGTTTTGATAAATGCCTTTTAGTCACTTTTATTCCCCCTACTTTGTTTTTTTTATTTTTTCAAAGCATAGCTTTGAAATAAATCAATTATTATTGTACCAAGTGGCAGGCTACAAAATGATTACCACCAATATCCTTTAATTCTGGATCAACTTCCTTACATACTTCCTTAGCATATCTGCATCTTCCTCTAAATCTGCATCCTGGAGGTGGATCAATAGGACTTGGTACGTCGCCCTCCAGTACTATTCTCCTTCTAGCCTCAGCCTCATCAGGATCGGGAAGTGGGATAGCTGATAAAAGAGCCTGTGTATATGGATGCATAGGTCTCGTATATAACTCATTACTTTCCGCTATTTCAACCATCTTTCCAAGATACATAACCCCAACTCTGTCAGAAATATGTTTAACCATGGACAAGTCATGTGCTATAAAAAGGTATGTCAATCCAAGGGCCTGTTGTAAATCTTCTAGCATATTAACTACCTGTGCTTGTATTGATACATCCAAAGCCGAAATAGGTTCGTCACAAACTATAAATTCCGGTTGTACAGCCAATGCTCTTGCAATCCCAATTCTCTGTCTTTGCCCTCCAGAAAACTCATGAGGATATCTATTCATGTGTTCCATATTTAAGCCTACAACATCCAGTAAGTTTTGAATTCTTTCCCTTCTCTCATTTCCTGACATTAGTTTATGAATATCTATTGATTCACCAATTATATCTCCTACAGTCATTCTAGGGTCTAAGGAAGCATATGGATCTTGAAATATTATCTGCATCTTTCTTCGATAATTAATAAGCTGTTTTTCCTGAAGATTCTCTATATGTTCTCCCCTATAGAGTATTTCTCCAGCTGTTGGTTCATATAACTTTAATAGAGTTCTTCCACAAGTTGTCTTTCCACATCCAGATTCTCCTACAAGCCCTAGTGTTTCTCCCCTTTTAATATCAAAGGAAACATCATCTACTGCCTTTACATAACTAGTTTTCTTTTCAAACATCCTTTTTTTTACTGGAAAGTATTTTTTTAAGTTTTTTACAGATAATAAATATTCTTCACTCATGCCTTTCTCTCCTTATCACTTTTGCTTGGACTACAGGTGCTCCAGGATGATTTAGCCAACAAGCTGCACTATGAGTATTGCTTAATTTAAACTCTTCAGGCATTTTATTCAAACAAATATTCATAGTATATGCACACCTAGGCGCAAACGGGCATCCCATTGGAGGTTTTAAAAGATCTGGCGGCTGCCCTTCTATAGGTTTCAGCCTCTCTTTGATTAATGTATTAGGATTTGGTACACTCTCAAGCAACCCCCATGTATACGGATGTCTTGGATTGTAGAAAATATCTCTTTTATCACCTTTTTCTACAATTCTTCCTCCATACATAACATTTATCTTATTACATACATCAGCTACCACGCCTAAGTCATGAGTAATCAAAATGATGGATGTATTTAATTTTTCTTTAATGTCTTTTAAAAGTTCAAGTATTTGAGCTTGAATTGTAACATCTAGGGCAGTGGTAGGCTCATCTGCAATTAAAAGTTTAGGTTGACATGATAATGCCATAGCTATCATAACCCTCTGCCTCATTCCACCTGAAAACTCATGAGGATATTGTTTTAATCTTTTTTCAGGACTAGGTATACCTACCAATTTAAGCATATCAATCGACACACCTCTTGCTTCTTCTTTAGATAAACCCTTATGTAATCTTAATGCTTCAAGCATTTGAGTTTCAACCTTTAATACAGGATTTAAAGAAGTCATAGGATCCTGAAAAATCATTGCAATTTTGTTTCCTCTTATCTTCTTCATTTCTTTTTCCTTCAGAGCTGTTATTTCCTCTCCATCAAACAATATACTTCCCTCTGTAATCTTCCCCGTATCAGTAAGAAGCTTCATCATAGACATCATAGTTACAGACTTGCCGCTTCCCGACTCTCCTACTATACCTACTGCTTCTCCCTTTTGTAGTGTAAAGGATATGTCTCTTACTGCTTTAACTTCACCAACATGTGTAAAGAAAGAAGTACTTAAATTTCTTATTTCCAATAAATTATCCATATATCCCACCTACTTTCTCATCTTTGGATCTAAGGCATCTCTAAGCCCATCTCCAAACAAATTAAAAGCTACCATAGTAATACATATCGCTAGTGCAGGTATAAATATCTGATAAGGATAGCTTCTATAGGTCGATAGTGCATCATTACAAAGTGTTCCTAGACTTGACATAGGTGATGCAACACCCAATCCAATAAAACTTAAGAAAGCTTCTGTAAATATTGCCTCTGGTATTGACAACGTCAATGTTACTACTATTTGACCCATACAGTTTGGAATTAGATGTCTTAAAATAATTCTTTTTTTAGATGCGCCTGAAGCTTTAGCAGCTAGCACAAATTCTTGTTCCTTAAGGGATAGCACTTGACCTCTAACTATTCTTGCCATGCCAACCCAATAAATAATTCCTAGTGTAATAAATACATTTATAAGCCCTTTTCCCAAAACCACCATTAGTAAGATAACGTATAACATCATAGGTACACTGTAAAGTACGTCAACTATACGCATCATAACGTTATCAACGTTGCCTCCGTAATAGCCTGCAACTCCGCCGTATATTACACCAATTGTAAGATTAATAAAAGCAGCCACTAACCCTACTGACAAAGATATTCTTGCTCCATACATAACCCTAACAAAAATATCTCTTCCTAAATCATCAGTTCCAAACCAATGAATTTTATCTGGCCATTTATTAGCATTTAATAGTTCATTAGTAGCGTAATCAAATTTAGATATAAACGGCCCAACTACTGCCATAACTAAAACTAATATAATAACTACCAAAGAAATCATTGCAACTTTATTTTCTTTTAATCTCCTCTTAGCATCTTGCCAATAAGTTTCACTAGGTCTCACAATTTCATTTGCTTTTTTATCTTTGCCCTCTACAAAAGCAAAGTCTGTTTTATTATAAGAACCTTCCATTGTACTCCCTACCCTTCCAATTTTATTCTTGGATCTACTAAAGCATATAGAATATCAACTACTAAATTACAGATAACCAAGAACAAGCTGTAAAATACAGTAACACCTAAAATAGCTGTATAATCTCTATTTCCTATGCTATCTACAAAGAATCTTCCAAGGCCAGGAATAGTAAATACTCTTTCAATAACAAAACTTCCAGTCAAAACCCCTGCTACCAACGGTCCTAAATAAGTTACTACAGGTAAAATTGCATTTTTCAAAGCATGCCTTAGAATTACGCTTCCTTCAGAAAGTCCTTTAGACTTGGCAGTTCTTATGTAGTCCTGTCTTACTACATCAAGAAGACTTGACCTCACAATTCTTGAAATGAATGCCATAGAAAAACCAGATAGAGCAATTGCAGGAAGCACATAATGTCTTGGACTAGTTAGTCCAAATACCGGAAACCATCTTAACTTCTCAGCAAAGACATATATAAATAGGGTAGCAATTACAAAGCTCGGAATAGTAACCCCAAGGGTACTAAGAAGCATAGTTGCATTATCCTGCCATTTTCCCTGCCTAAGAGCGGCTATTATTCCTAATACTAAACCTATTGTGAGCGCTAGAATTATTGCTACGGTACCTAATCTTGCAGAAACAGGAAAACCTCTATTTATAATATCATTAACACTAACTCCTCTCTGTTGAAAAGAGGGGCCTAAATCTAGCTTCGCTAGATTTTTAATAT includes these proteins:
- a CDS encoding ABC transporter permease, whose amino-acid sequence is MLKYILKRLGASLITLWVVVTVTFILSHAIPGGPFDREKPLPPEVKKNIEERYNLNKPIWWQYGDYIKNLAKLDLGPSFQQRGVSVNDIINRGFPVSARLGTVAIILALTIGLVLGIIAALRQGKWQDNATMLLSTLGVTIPSFVIATLFIYVFAEKLRWFPVFGLTSPRHYVLPAIALSGFSMAFISRIVRSSLLDVVRQDYIRTAKSKGLSEGSVILRHALKNAILPVVTYLGPLVAGVLTGSFVIERVFTIPGLGRFFVDSIGNRDYTAILGVTVFYSLFLVICNLVVDILYALVDPRIKLEG